One part of the Arabidopsis thaliana chromosome 1 sequence genome encodes these proteins:
- a CDS encoding HSP40/DnaJ peptide-binding protein (HSP40/DnaJ peptide-binding protein; FUNCTIONS IN: unfolded protein binding, heat shock protein binding; INVOLVED IN: protein folding; EXPRESSED IN: 13 plant structures; EXPRESSED DURING: L mature pollen stage, M germinated pollen stage, 4 anthesis, C globular stage, petal differentiation and expansion stage; CONTAINS InterPro DOMAIN/s: Molecular chaperone, heat shock protein, Hsp40, DnaJ (InterPro:IPR015609), HSP40/DnaJ peptide-binding (InterPro:IPR008971), Chaperone DnaJ, C-terminal (InterPro:IPR002939), Heat shock protein DnaJ (InterPro:IPR003095); BEST Arabidopsis thaliana protein match is: HSP40/DnaJ peptide-binding protein (TAIR:AT1G11040.1); Has 12682 Blast hits to 12678 proteins in 3092 species: Archae - 108; Bacteria - 7085; Metazoa - 1071; Fungi - 625; Plants - 733; Viruses - 2; Other Eukaryotes - 3058 (source: NCBI BLink).), translated as MATQGMAQPSAKKRSFLLRDLFKLCRSISRVLPRDKTKHHHKAKHDTKETKRLDEEHKRNTPNAFEFRETKGIGKNNKVEGVSLCKVRSYRFDNTNTNFVGSKKSLSRSCSQNTATATSTNPTLRSLSFIGRSKSSSNRMTESGGFMPTLMRSTTTVPRSFANPILYSSSSAKVAKPSPTEKKLRCTLEELCNGCTKKIKIKRDVITSLGEKCEEEEMVEIKVKPGWKGGTKVTFEGKGNEAMRSVPADLTFVIVEKEHEVFKREGDDLEMAVEVSLLEALTGCELSVALLDGDNMRLRIEDVIHPGYVTVVQGKGMPNLKEKGKRGDLRVRFRTKFPQHLTDEQRAEIHSILQDSS; from the exons ATGGCAACACAAGGGATGGCTCAGCCTTCGGCGAAGAAAAGAAGCTTCCTCCTCCGTGATCTCTTCAAACTTTGCCGATCAATCTCAAGGGTTTTGCCTCGtgacaaaaccaaacatcatCATAAGGCTAAACACGACACAAAGGAAACCAAACGTCTTGATGAAGAACATAAACGGAATACACCAAACGCCTTCGAGTTTCGG GAAACGAAAGGGATTGGTAAAAATAATAAGGTGGAAGGTGTGAGTCTTTGTAAGGTTCGTAGTTATAGATTTGACAACACCAATACCAATTTCGTGGGGAGCAAGAAATCTCTTTCAAGAAGTTGTAGCCAGAACACAGCCACGGCGACCTCGACGAATCCGACGTTGCGGAGTTTATCGTTTATAGGGAGGAGCAAAAGCAGTAGCAACAGGATGACGGAATCTGGTGGATTTATGCCTACACTTATGAGATCGACAACCACGGTTCCAAGAAGCTTTGCAAATCCGATTTTGTATTCGAGTTCCTCTGCTAAAGTGGCTAAACCTTCTCCAACGGAGAAGAAACTAAGATGCACTCTCGAAGAGCTATGCAACGGATGTACCAAGAAGATCAAGATCAAGAGAGATGTTATTACTAGcttagg gGAAAAGTGCGAGGAGGAAGAGATGGTGGAAATAAAAGTTAAACCGGGATGGAAAGGAGGTACGAAAGTAACATTCGAAGGCAAAGGAAACGAAGCAATGAGAAGTGTACCGGCAGATTTGACATTCGTGATTGTCGAGAAAGAGCATGAAGTGTTtaaaagagaaggagatgacCTCGAAATGGCGGTGGAAGTCTCTCTACTCGAAGCTTTAACGGGATGCGAGCTCTCTGTTGCTTTACTTGATGGTGACAATATGAGGTTGAGGATAGAAGATGTTATTCACCCTGGATATGTTACAGTGGTTCAAGGAAAAGGAATGCCAAATCTTAAGGAGAAAGGGAAGAGAGGAGATTTGAGAGTTCGGTTTCGGACTAAGTTCCCGCAACATCTTACAGATGAACAAAGGGCAGAGATTCATAGCATTCTTCAAGACTCTTCTTGA
- the ALDH3H1 gene encoding aldehyde dehydrogenase 3H1 (aldehyde dehydrogenase 3H1 (ALDH3H1); FUNCTIONS IN: 3-chloroallyl aldehyde dehydrogenase activity, aldehyde dehydrogenase (NAD) activity; INVOLVED IN: response to desiccation, response to salt stress, response to abscisic acid stimulus; LOCATED IN: endoplasmic reticulum, plastid, vacuole, membrane; EXPRESSED IN: 23 plant structures; EXPRESSED DURING: 13 growth stages; CONTAINS InterPro DOMAIN/s: Aldehyde/histidinol dehydrogenase (InterPro:IPR016161), Aldehyde dehydrogenase (InterPro:IPR015590), Aldehyde dehydrogenase, N-terminal (InterPro:IPR016162), Aldehyde dehydrogenase NAD(P)-dependent (InterPro:IPR012394), Aldehyde dehydrogenase, conserved site (InterPro:IPR016160); BEST Arabidopsis thaliana protein match is: aldehyde dehydrogenase 3I1 (TAIR:AT4G34240.1); Has 54348 Blast hits to 54297 proteins in 2962 species: Archae - 470; Bacteria - 33236; Metazoa - 2435; Fungi - 2124; Plants - 998; Viruses - 0; Other Eukaryotes - 15085 (source: NCBI BLink).), producing MAAKKVFGSAEASNLVTELRRSFDDGVTRGYEWRVTQLKKLMIICDNHEPEIVAALRDDLGKPELESSVYEVSLLRNSIKLALKQLKNWMAPEKAKTSLTTFPASAEIVSEPLGVVLVISAWNYPFLLSIDPVIGAISAGNAVVLKPSELAPASSALLTKLLEQYLDPSAVRVVEGAVTETSALLEQKWDKIFYTGSSKIGRVIMAAAAKHLTPVVLELGGKSPVVVDSDTDLKVTVRRIIVGKWGCNNGQACVSPDYILTTKEYAPKLIDAMKLELEKFYGKNPIESKDMSRIVNSNHFDRLSKLLDEKEVSDKIVYGGEKDRENLKIAPTILLDVPLDSLIMSEEIFGPLLPILTLNNLEESFDVIRSRPKPLAAYLFTHNKKLKERFAATVSAGGIVVNDIAVHLALHTLPFGGVGESGMGAYHGKFSFDAFSHKKAVLYRSLFGDSAVRYPPYSRGKLRLLKALVDSNIFDLFKVLLGLA from the exons ATGGCTGCGAAGAAGGTTTTTGGATCGGCGGAAGCGAGTAATTTGGTGACGGAGCTTCGTCGGAGTTTTGATGATGGTGTGACACGTGGTTATGAATGGAGAGTGACTCAGCTTAAGAAACTGATGATTATTTGTGATAATCATGAGCCTGAGATCGTCGCGGCTCTTCGCGATGATCTTGGTAAGCCTGAGCTTGAATCTTCTGTTTATGAG GTATCTCTACTGAGAAACTCTATCAAGTTGGCTCTTAAGCAGCTAAAGAACTGGATGGCTCCGGAGAAG GCAAAGACTTCTCTAACAACGTTTCCTGCATCCGCGGAGATTGTGTCTGAGCCTCTTGGTGTTGTGCTAGTGATCTCGGCTTGGAACTATCCTTTTC tgTTGTCTATTGATCCTGTTATTGGTGCAATTTCTGCTGGGAATGCTGTTGTTTTAAAGCCATCAGAATTGGCTCCAGCTTCGTCAGCTCTGCTCACTAAGTTACTGGAACAGTATCTTGATCCTTCTGCGGTGCGAGTTGTCGAAGGAGCTGTTACCGAAACAAGTGCTCTGCTAGAGCAGAAGTGGGACAAGATATTCTACACAG GTAGTTCAAAAATCGGACGTGTCATAATGGCGGCAGCTGCGAAGCATCTCACACCGGTTGTTCTAGAGCTTGGAGGAAAATCTCCTGTCGTTGTAGACTCGGATACCGATTTGAAA GTTACCGTCAGGCGGATAATCGTAGGCAAATGGGGTTGTAACAACGGACAGGCGTGCGTTTCGCCGGACTATATCTTGACGACAAAAGAATATGCTCCTAAATTG aTTGATGCCATGAAGCTTGAATTGGAGAAATTTTATGGGAAGAACCCTATAGAGTCGAAAGATATGTCACGTATCGTAAACTCGAATCACTTTGATCGCTTGTCTAAGTTGTTAGACGAGAAGGAAGTTTCTGACAAAATTGTCTATGGTGGTGAAAAGGACAGAGAAAACTT GAAAATTGCTCCGACAATCTTGCTCGATGTACCATTAGATTCTCTGATCATGAGTGAAGAAATATTTGGCCCTCTCCTTCCAATCCTCACG cTTAACAACTTGGAAGAGAGCTTTGACGTGATTCGTTCTCGACCTAAGCCACTTGCGGCATACTTGTTTACACATAACAAGAAGTTGAAAGAGAGATTCGCAGCGACAGTCTCCGCTGGAGGCATAGTAGTCAATGACATAGCTGTTCAT CTTGCACTTCACACATTGCCATTCGGAGGAGTTGGTGAAAGTGGAATGGGTGCTTACCATGGTAAATTCTCATTTGATGCTTTTAGTCACAAGAAGGCGGTTCTCTACAGAAGCCTTTTCGGTGATTCAGCCGTCAGGTATCCGCCATACTCGAGAGGAAAGCTTAGATTGTTAAAAGCCCTTGTCGACAGCAATATATTCGATTTATTCAAAGTCCTTCTCGGTTTAGCTTAA
- the ALDH3H1 gene encoding aldehyde dehydrogenase 3H1 (aldehyde dehydrogenase 3H1 (ALDH3H1); FUNCTIONS IN: 3-chloroallyl aldehyde dehydrogenase activity, aldehyde dehydrogenase (NAD) activity; INVOLVED IN: response to desiccation, response to salt stress, response to abscisic acid stimulus; LOCATED IN: endoplasmic reticulum, plastid, membrane; EXPRESSED IN: 22 plant structures; EXPRESSED DURING: 13 growth stages; CONTAINS InterPro DOMAIN/s: Aldehyde/histidinol dehydrogenase (InterPro:IPR016161), Aldehyde dehydrogenase (InterPro:IPR015590), Aldehyde dehydrogenase, N-terminal (InterPro:IPR016162), Aldehyde dehydrogenase NAD(P)-dependent (InterPro:IPR012394), Aldehyde dehydrogenase, conserved site (InterPro:IPR016160); BEST Arabidopsis thaliana protein match is: aldehyde dehydrogenase 3I1 (TAIR:AT4G34240.1); Has 53834 Blast hits to 53786 proteins in 2931 species: Archae - 469; Bacteria - 32921; Metazoa - 2418; Fungi - 2071; Plants - 990; Viruses - 0; Other Eukaryotes - 14965 (source: NCBI BLink).): MFYQQRVLVSLLRNSIKLALKQLKNWMAPEKAKTSLTTFPASAEIVSEPLGVVLVISAWNYPFLLSIDPVIGAISAGNAVVLKPSELAPASSALLTKLLEQYLDPSAVRVVEGAVTETSALLEQKWDKIFYTGSSKIGRVIMAAAAKHLTPVVLELGGKSPVVVDSDTDLKVTVRRIIVGKWGCNNGQACVSPDYILTTKEYAPKLIDAMKLELEKFYGKNPIESKDMSRIVNSNHFDRLSKLLDEKEVSDKIVYGGEKDRENLKIAPTILLDVPLDSLIMSEEIFGPLLPILTLNNLEESFDVIRSRPKPLAAYLFTHNKKLKERFAATVSAGGIVVNDIAVHLALHTLPFGGVGESGMGAYHGKFSFDAFSHKKAVLYRSLFGDSAVRYPPYSRGKLRLLKALVDSNIFDLFKVLLGLA; this comes from the exons ATGTTTTACCAACAGAGAGTACTA GTATCTCTACTGAGAAACTCTATCAAGTTGGCTCTTAAGCAGCTAAAGAACTGGATGGCTCCGGAGAAG GCAAAGACTTCTCTAACAACGTTTCCTGCATCCGCGGAGATTGTGTCTGAGCCTCTTGGTGTTGTGCTAGTGATCTCGGCTTGGAACTATCCTTTTC tgTTGTCTATTGATCCTGTTATTGGTGCAATTTCTGCTGGGAATGCTGTTGTTTTAAAGCCATCAGAATTGGCTCCAGCTTCGTCAGCTCTGCTCACTAAGTTACTGGAACAGTATCTTGATCCTTCTGCGGTGCGAGTTGTCGAAGGAGCTGTTACCGAAACAAGTGCTCTGCTAGAGCAGAAGTGGGACAAGATATTCTACACAG GTAGTTCAAAAATCGGACGTGTCATAATGGCGGCAGCTGCGAAGCATCTCACACCGGTTGTTCTAGAGCTTGGAGGAAAATCTCCTGTCGTTGTAGACTCGGATACCGATTTGAAA GTTACCGTCAGGCGGATAATCGTAGGCAAATGGGGTTGTAACAACGGACAGGCGTGCGTTTCGCCGGACTATATCTTGACGACAAAAGAATATGCTCCTAAATTG aTTGATGCCATGAAGCTTGAATTGGAGAAATTTTATGGGAAGAACCCTATAGAGTCGAAAGATATGTCACGTATCGTAAACTCGAATCACTTTGATCGCTTGTCTAAGTTGTTAGACGAGAAGGAAGTTTCTGACAAAATTGTCTATGGTGGTGAAAAGGACAGAGAAAACTT GAAAATTGCTCCGACAATCTTGCTCGATGTACCATTAGATTCTCTGATCATGAGTGAAGAAATATTTGGCCCTCTCCTTCCAATCCTCACG cTTAACAACTTGGAAGAGAGCTTTGACGTGATTCGTTCTCGACCTAAGCCACTTGCGGCATACTTGTTTACACATAACAAGAAGTTGAAAGAGAGATTCGCAGCGACAGTCTCCGCTGGAGGCATAGTAGTCAATGACATAGCTGTTCAT CTTGCACTTCACACATTGCCATTCGGAGGAGTTGGTGAAAGTGGAATGGGTGCTTACCATGGTAAATTCTCATTTGATGCTTTTAGTCACAAGAAGGCGGTTCTCTACAGAAGCCTTTTCGGTGATTCAGCCGTCAGGTATCCGCCATACTCGAGAGGAAAGCTTAGATTGTTAAAAGCCCTTGTCGACAGCAATATATTCGATTTATTCAAAGTCCTTCTCGGTTTAGCTTAA